The genomic region CGATTCGGGGGCACTCGACGCTCGGGTACAACAGGGCGCGAGTGGGCTGGCGGGTGGGGCTAGCGGTACGACTGTCCCGTGAGTTGGACGACCTCAGCCCAGTCAGTCGCCGTCACCCCAAGGATGCGTTCGGTTTCGGTCGAGTCCACCACAAACGGCATCTCAAATTGATAGCTGCTGCGCAGCACCTCACGGACGTCGGCGTTGAACAGCGCGCCGAGCCGGAGAACCGCACGAGGCAATCTCGCCGCTCGACCCGCACTCCCGAAGGTGTCGTTGATCTCCGCCGCGAGCTCTCGGCGGGTGCGCGTCGTACTTGGCACCACCCAGGCGCGGCCCCACTGGTCTCGGTCATCCGTGTCGGATGCCGCGATGAGCGTTGCCGCGATGTCGGGTAGGTAACTCCACGAATGGGGCAATGCTGGATCGCCGATCACCCTCGCGGTATTGCCGTTCAGAATGGGCGAGAAGAACCCCTTGCCAACGTGCGAGGTCGCATCGGCATGCGGCCCGATATAGTCGCTTGCCCGCACCTCAACGGCCGTAATTTCGCCGGCTTCGTGGGCAGCATGGATGCGCCGCCAGCCCTCAGCGCGGACCTCACCTTTGGTGTCTTCCGGACGAAATGGAGAGTGCTCGGTCATTGGCATGCTGGCCTTGCCGTAGCCGTACAGGTTGCCCATGATGACAAGCCTGGCCCCGGATGCTTTGGCTGCGGCGATGACCGCGGCAAAGATTGGCGGCCAATCCGTCGGCCAGGTTGAGTATGGCGGGTTGGTGCACAAGAAGATCGTGGAGGCCCCGTGGGCAGCCGCGGTGAGGGCCGCAGCATCCGATGCGTTGAGCGTGACAGATCTGGCGCCTTGGAGTTTCGTGCCGCTGCGCGTTGCGAGGGTCACGTCGTCGCCGCGTTGGATGAGCTGCCTCGCGAGCTCGGAGCCGATGAGTCCGGCGCCAACGACGAGCTGGCGTTTGGGTGTGTTGGTCATGATGTCCTCGATAGAATTTGAGAGAGCAGTGCTCTCTTGAAGAATAGAACACGGATTCGCAATCTGCAAGAGCACCGCTCTCTGTCTTTAGTGTTTTGCCATGAAACCCGCGATAATGAGACGCATGACAACGCAGGACCAGCCGGCAGGTACTGCACCTGCAAAACCCCAAACTGCAAGGCAACGCGCCAGAGAACAAACCGAACGGGAACTTCTCGACATCGCCCGCCGACACCTTGGCGAGGTCGGAGCCGCCGGCCTCTCCCTCCGCGCAATCGCCAGAGAAAGGGGCATGGTCTCATCCGCCGTCTACCGATACTTCGACAGCCGCGACGCCCTGCTGACCACGCTCATTCTCGAGGCCTACAACGCACTCGGCGCGTTTGTCGAACACGCGGAACAGACGATTCCGCGCGCCGATCATCAGCAACGATTCGCAGCGGCCGCGCGGGCAATGCGGGCCTGGGCCGTCGCCCATCCGCACCAATACTCGCTGATCTACGGCTCGCCAGTTCCCGGCTATGCCGCGCCTCAGGACACCATCATGGCCGCTGCCCGGGTAGGGCTCGTGCTCTTCGACATCATGCGAGACGCCAAAAACGCTGGTCTCCACCCTCGGCGAACAGCGGCGCTCGACCACACCGTGCCCGCCGTCAAGCAGCTCACCAGCGACTTTGCACCTGACCTTTCCCCACAACTTGTCGCCCTCGGCGTCGAATCCTGGACCAGGCTCTACGGAGCAATCTCCTTCGAAGTTTTTGGCCAGTTCAACCAAATGGTGCGCGACCCAGCAGCGCTCTACGAATTCATCATCGACGAGGAACTCGCACGGTTTGGCTTCGCCCGATAACCGGGCTGAGGCCCAAACGAATCCTGATACCGCGACGGGGAAACCCCGCGGAGTTCCCGAAACCGCTGCCGAAAGGTGACCACAGAGGCGTAGCCGACCATCGCGGCAGCCTCGGAGACCGCTGCCCCCTGCTCCAAGAGCATCGCCGCCCTGTCAATGCGCCGCTCGGTCAGCCAGCGATGCGGCGTGGTTCCGGCTTCCTCAACAAACTGCCGAGCAAAGGTCCGCTCAGCAAGATGGGCCCTCGCGGCAAGCGCCGCAACCGTCCACTGACGGGCCGGATGCTCTGCAACCGCAGCCTCCGCGACCCCCAGCGCCGTATTCGCCCCCGCCCCACGCCGAAGCGGGGCCCGCAAAAACTGCGCCTGACCGCCAGCGCGATTTGGGGCCGCAACCAGCGACCTCGCAATATTCGCGGCAGCGCCGGCACCCAGTAGCTCTTTCACCAGATGGATGCTGAGGTCAATGCCGGCCGCAACGCCAGCTGAGGTCCAGACTCGATCCTGGCCGATAAAGAGCTCGTCACGCACAACATTCACAGCAGGAAAGCGGCTCGCGAGTTGCTCAGCAAGGGCCCAGTGGGTCGTAGCGCGGCCGCCATCAAGCAGGCCGGAGGCGGCAAGCACAAAAGCCCCTGAGCACAGCGAGGCGATGGTTGCGCCGGCCGCGTGCGCCGCAGTGAGGGCATCCAAATACTCGTGCCCTGGCAGGTATTCGAGTGCCGAAAGACCGGGGACAATCACAACATCTGCGCGGCGAAGCCATGTGAGACCTGCGGTCGCTTGCATGGTGGCACCATCGCCAAGGGGCACTGGGCCGACTACCGCCGAGCAGTGGCGGACGGTGATATCCAGTGGCGGGGACGAGAGCCGCTCTGCCTGCCAGGCCTCGGTCATCACCGCAACGTCAAAGATGCGCGCGCGAGGAAGAAGGAGTAAGGCAACATTCAGCACAAGATAAGTGTATGGCTGATTTTCATCGCAAACATGCTTTTCTGCCACTCACGCTCGCTTGTGCCGCGCGGCACAGTAGAAGCATGGAGATTTCAGCAAACGCAGCCCTCATCATCATCGACGTGCAACAGGGATTTGACGACAGCACCTACTGGGGCACGCGCAACAACCGCGAGGCCGAGCCCAACATCGCCAAACTGGTCGAACACTGGCAGGCCACCGGACGACCAATTGTGATGGTCACCCACGCTTCCGCGCATCCAGAGTCCCCGCTCAACCCAGCGCATCCTGGGCACGCGCTCAAGCCATTTCTCGGCAGTGTCGAGCCAGCCCTCCGGATCAGCAAAACCGTCAACTCGTCGTTCTACGGCACGCCCGACTTGGACAGTTGGCTCAACGAGACTGGGATCGAGCAGGTTGTGCTCTGCGGCATCCAGACCAACATGTGCGTAGAGACGACCGCGCGGATGGCCGGCAACCTCGGCTACCAGACGGTAGTTGCACTCGATGCCTGCCACACGTTCGACCTGGCCGGCCCGGACGGTACAACGCTGACAGCGGATGAGCTCAGCCGCGCGACCGCCACCAACCTACACGGCGGCGGATTTGCGGCAATCCTGGCCACGAACGACCTACTGTAGCCCGGCGCGCACCCCGCCAGCACGCAGCGAGTGCCCTCATATCGACCCAAACCTGCGTTTTAGGTCAATATGAGGGCACTCGCAGCTGAGGCAGACGGTAGGCCCGGGTTATTGCTGGTCGAGGCCCAGGTCGTCAAGGCCAATCGCGTAGAAGTAGGGGTAGCCAGCTACCTCAATGCGGGCACGGGCCTCGGTGTTGCGGTCAACCACAACGGCAACGCCGGCGATAATCGCGCCAACCTTTTCGAGAGCCTCGATGGCTTTGAGGGGCGAGC from Lysinibacter cavernae harbors:
- a CDS encoding NAD-dependent epimerase/dehydratase family protein; this translates as MTNTPKRQLVVGAGLIGSELARQLIQRGDDVTLATRSGTKLQGARSVTLNASDAAALTAAAHGASTIFLCTNPPYSTWPTDWPPIFAAVIAAAKASGARLVIMGNLYGYGKASMPMTEHSPFRPEDTKGEVRAEGWRRIHAAHEAGEITAVEVRASDYIGPHADATSHVGKGFFSPILNGNTARVIGDPALPHSWSYLPDIAATLIAASDTDDRDQWGRAWVVPSTTRTRRELAAEINDTFGSAGRAARLPRAVLRLGALFNADVREVLRSSYQFEMPFVVDSTETERILGVTATDWAEVVQLTGQSYR
- a CDS encoding TetR/AcrR family transcriptional regulator, encoding MTTQDQPAGTAPAKPQTARQRAREQTERELLDIARRHLGEVGAAGLSLRAIARERGMVSSAVYRYFDSRDALLTTLILEAYNALGAFVEHAEQTIPRADHQQRFAAAARAMRAWAVAHPHQYSLIYGSPVPGYAAPQDTIMAAARVGLVLFDIMRDAKNAGLHPRRTAALDHTVPAVKQLTSDFAPDLSPQLVALGVESWTRLYGAISFEVFGQFNQMVRDPAALYEFIIDEELARFGFAR
- a CDS encoding helix-turn-helix domain-containing protein, with amino-acid sequence MLNVALLLLPRARIFDVAVMTEAWQAERLSSPPLDITVRHCSAVVGPVPLGDGATMQATAGLTWLRRADVVIVPGLSALEYLPGHEYLDALTAAHAAGATIASLCSGAFVLAASGLLDGGRATTHWALAEQLASRFPAVNVVRDELFIGQDRVWTSAGVAAGIDLSIHLVKELLGAGAAANIARSLVAAPNRAGGQAQFLRAPLRRGAGANTALGVAEAAVAEHPARQWTVAALAARAHLAERTFARQFVEEAGTTPHRWLTERRIDRAAMLLEQGAAVSEAAAMVGYASVVTFRQRFRELRGVSPSRYQDSFGPQPGYRAKPNRASSSSMMNS
- a CDS encoding cysteine hydrolase family protein — encoded protein: MEISANAALIIIDVQQGFDDSTYWGTRNNREAEPNIAKLVEHWQATGRPIVMVTHASAHPESPLNPAHPGHALKPFLGSVEPALRISKTVNSSFYGTPDLDSWLNETGIEQVVLCGIQTNMCVETTARMAGNLGYQTVVALDACHTFDLAGPDGTTLTADELSRATATNLHGGGFAAILATNDLL